From one Enterobacter kobei genomic stretch:
- a CDS encoding ABC transporter permease: protein MKLLRLALRNLRRNGRRTLSTQLALTIGTAALLLFGGFVSDIASGLETAYVQRSGHLQLHREGYLALGSGNPTAFSIADSERLITALKNDALLKPMLRVVTPVLDTGGIAGNFLRQTSTQVMISGVIPDEQNRLQQWNDYHYPITLPPYPLAGSGENSALIGTGVARILGLCHTLKLDDCPSRAAVAAENDAAAPLDDDIAALAGQQTQNLTQQTDRQVDVLTTRLTGAPDIARLTVIDALNQGLQPLDNVYLAMHLATAQRLVFGAGDRRVTGIIIQLEHTDQIAAARARIEAVMATSFRDQPLELHDVFELNPMHGQIMHMFDTFFGLASLLVGIVAMFMIGNTMSMAVMERTMEIGTLRAMGVQRGGVIGLFITESLLMVLLGCGAGIALALTGDAALRLFSLRWIPPGMTYSVPLLANVASHPALIVQVSLGATCLAILAVGFAARRAASLNIIDALRYV, encoded by the coding sequence ATGAAATTACTGCGCCTTGCGTTACGTAATCTGCGGCGTAATGGACGTCGTACGCTCTCCACCCAGCTGGCGCTGACTATTGGTACCGCCGCGCTGTTGCTGTTCGGCGGCTTTGTCAGCGATATCGCCAGCGGCCTGGAAACCGCCTATGTGCAGCGGTCAGGCCATCTGCAACTGCACCGCGAGGGCTATCTGGCGCTCGGCAGCGGCAATCCCACGGCTTTCAGTATTGCCGATAGCGAGCGGCTGATCACGGCGCTAAAAAACGATGCGCTGTTAAAGCCGATGCTGCGCGTGGTAACGCCGGTACTGGATACCGGGGGTATCGCGGGAAATTTCCTGCGCCAGACCTCCACGCAGGTGATGATCAGCGGCGTGATCCCCGATGAGCAAAACCGGTTGCAGCAGTGGAATGACTACCACTATCCGATCACCCTACCGCCCTACCCGCTGGCGGGTAGCGGAGAAAACAGTGCACTTATCGGTACCGGCGTCGCCAGGATCCTTGGGCTGTGCCATACGCTGAAGCTCGATGATTGCCCGTCCCGGGCAGCTGTTGCGGCAGAGAACGATGCTGCCGCCCCGCTGGATGATGACATCGCCGCCCTCGCCGGACAGCAGACGCAAAATCTGACGCAACAAACCGACCGCCAGGTTGATGTACTGACCACGCGCCTGACTGGTGCGCCCGATATTGCCCGCCTGACGGTGATCGATGCCCTCAACCAGGGCCTACAGCCGCTGGATAACGTCTATCTGGCGATGCATCTGGCGACGGCACAGCGCCTGGTCTTCGGCGCAGGCGATCGCCGCGTGACCGGCATTATCATTCAGCTTGAGCATACCGATCAGATTGCCGCCGCGCGGGCGCGTATCGAAGCAGTGATGGCGACGTCCTTTCGCGATCAGCCGCTGGAGTTGCACGACGTTTTTGAACTCAACCCGATGCACGGCCAGATTATGCATATGTTCGATACCTTTTTTGGCCTCGCTTCGCTGCTGGTGGGCATTGTCGCCATGTTTATGATCGGCAACACCATGAGTATGGCGGTCATGGAACGCACCATGGAAATCGGCACGCTGCGCGCGATGGGAGTACAGCGTGGCGGTGTTATCGGTTTGTTTATTACGGAAAGTCTGCTGATGGTGCTGCTCGGTTGCGGGGCGGGCATTGCGCTGGCGCTGACAGGCGATGCCGCGCTGCGCCTGTTTTCGCTGCGATGGATACCACCGGGAATGACCTATTCTGTGCCGCTGCTGGCGAACGTTGCCAGCCATCCGGCGCTTATCGTCCAGGTCAGCCTTGGCGCGACATGCCTTGCGATCTTGGCCGTCGGCTTCGCCGCAAGACGGGCAGCCAGTCTGAACATTATTGATGCCCTGCGGTACGTCTGA
- a CDS encoding outer membrane lipoprotein-sorting protein: MFITRNEARRMVFGLLCYLPTAFAAQDPQAILSASDAIRNPTQSFSLTTQLLDYQNGKQKDATTVVVYSRPDPRSGQYRSLLRFTAPERDAGKLMLKQDQDIWFYEPASKASVRISPQQRLLGQAANGDVVSTNFAADYQATAQVEENIEDGHRQPQASIRLTLKASTPQAVYHHIELWVEKDRWNPIKAQFYSESERLLKTAWYRRYQQQLGASRPTEIVIIDGLNPQLVTIMRNQDYHFRDIPERWFQRDYLVNFRADATP; the protein is encoded by the coding sequence ATGTTTATTACAAGGAATGAGGCGCGCCGGATGGTGTTCGGTCTGCTGTGCTACCTGCCGACAGCCTTTGCTGCCCAGGATCCACAGGCGATCCTCTCTGCCAGCGATGCGATCCGTAACCCGACGCAGAGTTTTTCGCTGACCACTCAGTTGCTGGATTATCAGAACGGCAAACAGAAAGATGCCACCACGGTCGTCGTCTATTCCCGTCCGGATCCGCGCAGCGGTCAGTATCGTAGCCTGCTGCGCTTTACCGCGCCGGAACGCGATGCCGGCAAGCTGATGCTAAAGCAGGATCAGGATATCTGGTTTTATGAGCCGGCCAGCAAAGCCAGCGTACGTATTTCGCCGCAGCAGCGCCTGCTGGGACAGGCCGCCAACGGCGATGTAGTATCCACCAACTTTGCCGCTGACTATCAGGCGACGGCGCAGGTGGAAGAGAACATTGAAGACGGGCATCGCCAGCCCCAGGCCAGCATCCGCCTGACGCTGAAGGCCAGCACACCGCAGGCCGTCTATCACCACATTGAGCTATGGGTGGAAAAGGATCGCTGGAACCCAATCAAAGCGCAGTTTTACAGCGAGAGCGAACGTTTGCTGAAAACCGCCTGGTATCGCCGCTATCAGCAACAGCTGGGGGCGTCGCGTCCGACTGAAATCGTGATCATTGACGGGCTGAACCCACAACTTGTCACCATTATGCGCAATCAGGACTATCACTTCCGCGACATCCCGGAACGCTGGTTCCAGCGTGACTATCTGGTTAACTTCCGGGCAGATGCCACACCATGA
- a CDS encoding MFS transporter: MDDTRVPISEVINAAPLSALQIRVLLLCCILVVLDGFDAAVIGYIAPTLTKTWHISPQALAPVFAAGLFGMFAGATGLGIVADRYGRKIVLILSLMIVAAGTLGTVLTDTVMEMTVLRFITGIGMGAILPNSITLAAEYSPARRKIVLVTLSYSGFTLGLAAGGWIAGIILPAFGWHGLLLAGGIAPLLLIPITIVWLPESLCFMAGRDRYRRQLNHLVSKITGVKNDAVCYSNNETVRVSSPVGALFNKEIVRVTLVLWCAFFACMFVFYLLTSWLPMILSKSGYPLTEMSHIAAMLPLGGVIGGIVMATLLDRLSSLHVLTVASVIAAITLTVTGAQLQHPQLLLAAIFILGFTLTGTMNNLSVLASTFYPTHARATGVSWALSAGRAGSICGSLSGGLLFSQAQTLSDVFIWLACPIAVACIALGLAGSRKRNQAE; encoded by the coding sequence ATGGACGACACGCGCGTACCTATTTCAGAAGTTATTAATGCAGCGCCACTTTCCGCGCTACAAATAAGGGTACTGCTACTGTGCTGTATTTTGGTCGTACTGGATGGTTTTGATGCTGCGGTTATTGGTTATATCGCCCCAACGTTAACGAAAACCTGGCACATCTCGCCGCAGGCGCTGGCACCGGTATTTGCCGCTGGCCTGTTCGGCATGTTTGCCGGGGCCACCGGGCTTGGCATTGTGGCGGATCGGTACGGCAGAAAGATCGTGTTGATCTTAAGCCTCATGATCGTTGCAGCAGGCACGCTGGGCACTGTCCTGACAGATACGGTGATGGAAATGACCGTGTTGCGCTTTATTACCGGGATTGGGATGGGCGCCATTTTGCCAAACAGTATTACGCTCGCCGCAGAGTATTCCCCGGCGCGCCGTAAAATCGTGCTGGTGACCTTAAGCTATTCCGGCTTTACGCTGGGGCTGGCGGCGGGAGGATGGATCGCCGGGATCATTTTACCGGCCTTCGGCTGGCATGGTCTGCTGCTGGCAGGTGGTATCGCCCCGCTTCTTTTGATCCCCATTACCATCGTCTGGCTGCCGGAATCCCTCTGCTTTATGGCAGGGCGCGATCGTTATCGCAGACAGCTTAACCATCTCGTCAGCAAAATTACCGGCGTGAAAAACGATGCGGTTTGTTATAGCAATAACGAAACCGTGCGGGTTTCATCTCCTGTCGGGGCTCTGTTTAATAAAGAAATTGTTCGCGTTACCCTGGTGTTGTGGTGCGCGTTTTTCGCTTGTATGTTTGTGTTTTATCTGCTGACCAGCTGGCTGCCGATGATCCTGTCGAAAAGCGGTTATCCGCTAACGGAAATGAGTCATATCGCGGCGATGCTACCGCTGGGCGGGGTGATCGGCGGAATTGTGATGGCGACATTACTGGATCGTTTATCGAGTCTGCATGTGCTGACCGTCGCCAGTGTTATCGCCGCGATCACATTAACCGTAACGGGCGCCCAGCTTCAGCATCCGCAACTGTTACTGGCGGCAATATTTATTTTGGGCTTTACCCTGACCGGAACTATGAACAATTTGAGCGTCCTTGCTTCAACGTTCTACCCTACTCATGCAAGAGCAACGGGCGTCAGTTGGGCGTTGAGCGCTGGCCGGGCGGGTTCAATTTGTGGGTCGCTGTCAGGGGGGTTGCTGTTTAGCCAGGCTCAGACACTGTCTGATGTGTTTATCTGGCTGGCATGTCCAATCGCCGTGGCGTGTATCGCCCTTGGGCTGGCGGGCAGCAGAAAGCGTAATCAGGCTGAGTAA